In a single window of the Mustela nigripes isolate SB6536 chromosome 17, MUSNIG.SB6536, whole genome shotgun sequence genome:
- the LOC132005808 gene encoding leukocyte immunoglobulin-like receptor subfamily A member 5 encodes MGKPPAACILSRHLSVQACPVGGSTMTITFMVLLCLGLCLSQMTHVQAETLPIPIIWAEPDPVVAEGKPVSIWCQGFQNADQYCLYREGVPEPLRREFPLGPSNRAK; translated from the exons ATGGGAAAGCCCCCTGCTGCCTGCATCCTGTCCAGGCATCTGTCTGTGCAGGCTTGTCCAGTGGGAGGCAGCACCATGACCATCACCTTTATGGTTCTTCTCTGCCTTG GACTGTGTCTGAGCCAGATGACCCATGTGCAGGCAG AGACGCTGCCCATACCCATCATCTGGGCAGAGCCAGATCCTGTGGTGGCCGAGGGGAAGCCTGTGAGCATCTGGTGTCAGGGATTTCAGAATGCTGACCAGTACTGCCTGTACCGGGAAGGGGTCCCAGAGCCCTTGAGGAGGGAGTTTCCCCTGGGACCCAGCAACAGGGCTAA ATGA